Proteins encoded by one window of Streptomyces clavuligerus:
- the yidD gene encoding membrane protein insertion efficiency factor YidD produces the protein MKYPLLALIKLYQWTISPLLGPVCRYYPSCSHYGYTAIDRHGAVKGTVLTAWRILRCNPWSPGGVDHVPPRRRPRWHETLRDALRGNKGGTSAADMPNWGSVTELPSPAAETSPNAQGA, from the coding sequence ATGAAGTACCCGCTGCTGGCCCTGATCAAGCTGTACCAGTGGACGATCAGTCCCCTGCTGGGACCCGTCTGCCGGTACTACCCGTCGTGTTCCCACTACGGATACACGGCCATCGACCGGCACGGCGCGGTCAAAGGCACGGTGCTGACCGCGTGGCGAATCCTGCGGTGCAACCCGTGGTCGCCCGGCGGTGTGGACCATGTGCCGCCCCGTAGGCGTCCGCGCTGGCACGAAACGCTGCGTGATGCCCTGCGGGGCAACAAGGGCGGGACCTCCGCCGCCGATATGCCTAACTGGGGATCGGTCACCGAGCTCCCGAGTCCGGCCGCAGAGACCTCGCCCAATGCTCAAGGAGCCTGA
- the dnaA gene encoding chromosomal replication initiator protein DnaA, whose protein sequence is MADVPADLAAVWPRVLEHLLAEGRAGIEPKDKQWIERCRPLALVAGTALLSVPNEWGKRVLEGRLAPLISETLSRECGGPIRIAITVDDSAAGAPAPQETAPQPSAYPQHDEAPGYPPQPDPYGGYGHRAADEGLPEIRPVYPEYQQQRPEPGAWPRAQEDLSWQQPRLGGFPERDAYQERETFQDRDPYATARPDRTPHDYRSPQPPAERPGYEQRPDRRELPAPAAPHRGTGGTGPGPLGSPSPAASGPGEPHARLNPKYLFDTFVIGASNRFAHAAAVAVAEAPAKAYNPLFIYGESGLGKTHLLHAIGHYARSLYPGTRVRYVSSEEFTNEFINSIRDGKGDAFRKRYRDVDILLVDDIQFLASKESTQEEFFHTFNTLHNANKQIVLSSDRPPKQLMTLEDRLRNRFEWGLTTDVQPPELETRIAILRKKAVQEQLNAPPEVLEFIASRISRNIRELEGALIRVTAFASLNRQPVDLGLTEIVLKDLIPGGEDSAPEITAGAIMAATADYFGLTVEDLCGSSRSRVLVTARQIAMYLCRELTDLSLPKIGAQFGGRDHTTVMHADRKIRALMAERRSIYNQVTELTNRIKNG, encoded by the coding sequence GTGGCTGACGTACCTGCCGATCTTGCCGCAGTGTGGCCGCGCGTTCTGGAGCACCTGCTCGCGGAGGGCCGGGCGGGCATCGAGCCGAAGGACAAGCAGTGGATCGAGCGCTGCCGCCCGCTGGCCCTGGTCGCGGGCACGGCGCTGCTCTCCGTTCCCAATGAGTGGGGCAAGCGGGTCCTCGAAGGCCGGCTCGCCCCGCTGATCAGCGAGACGCTGAGCCGCGAGTGCGGCGGTCCGATCCGGATCGCGATCACCGTCGACGACTCCGCCGCCGGAGCACCGGCACCGCAGGAGACCGCTCCCCAGCCGTCCGCCTACCCCCAGCACGACGAGGCACCGGGGTACCCGCCGCAGCCGGACCCGTACGGAGGGTACGGGCATCGCGCGGCCGACGAGGGGCTGCCGGAGATCCGGCCCGTCTACCCGGAGTACCAGCAGCAGCGCCCCGAGCCCGGCGCCTGGCCGCGCGCGCAGGAGGACCTGTCCTGGCAGCAGCCCCGGCTCGGCGGCTTCCCGGAGCGGGACGCGTACCAGGAGCGGGAGACCTTCCAGGACCGGGACCCGTACGCCACGGCGCGGCCGGACCGGACCCCGCACGACTACCGCTCCCCGCAGCCCCCCGCCGAGCGCCCCGGGTACGAGCAGCGCCCGGACCGCCGCGAGCTGCCCGCCCCCGCCGCACCGCACCGCGGCACCGGCGGCACGGGCCCCGGCCCGCTCGGGTCACCGTCCCCGGCGGCCTCCGGCCCCGGGGAGCCGCACGCCCGGCTGAACCCGAAGTACCTCTTCGACACCTTTGTGATCGGCGCGTCCAACCGCTTCGCGCACGCCGCGGCCGTCGCGGTCGCGGAGGCCCCCGCGAAGGCGTACAACCCGCTCTTCATCTATGGGGAGTCCGGGCTCGGGAAGACCCATCTCCTCCACGCCATCGGGCACTACGCGCGCAGCCTCTACCCGGGGACCCGGGTGCGGTACGTCAGCTCGGAGGAGTTCACCAACGAGTTCATCAACTCGATCCGCGACGGCAAGGGCGACGCCTTCCGCAAGCGGTACCGCGATGTGGACATCCTGCTCGTCGACGACATCCAGTTCCTGGCGAGCAAGGAGTCGACGCAGGAGGAGTTCTTCCACACGTTCAACACGCTCCACAACGCCAACAAGCAGATCGTGCTCTCCTCCGACCGGCCGCCCAAGCAGCTCATGACGCTGGAGGACCGGCTCCGAAACCGCTTCGAGTGGGGGCTGACCACCGATGTGCAGCCGCCGGAGCTGGAGACGCGAATCGCGATCCTGCGCAAGAAGGCGGTCCAGGAGCAGTTGAACGCGCCGCCGGAGGTGCTGGAGTTCATCGCCTCGCGGATCTCGCGCAACATCCGTGAGCTGGAGGGCGCGCTGATCCGGGTGACGGCCTTCGCCTCGCTCAACCGGCAGCCGGTGGATCTGGGGCTCACCGAGATCGTGCTGAAGGATCTGATCCCCGGCGGCGAGGACAGCGCTCCGGAGATCACCGCGGGCGCGATCATGGCGGCGACGGCGGACTACTTCGGTCTGACGGTGGAGGACCTGTGCGGCTCCTCCCGCAGCCGGGTCCTGGTCACCGCCCGGCAGATCGCCATGTACCTCTGCCGTGAGCTGACGGATCTGTCGCTGCCGAAGATCGGGGCGCAGTTCGGCGGGCGCGACCATACGACCGTGATGCACGCGGACCGGAAGATCCGCGCGCTGATGGCCGAGCGGCGCTCGATCTACAACCAGGTCACCGAGCTGACCAACCGCATCAAGAACGGCTGA
- the rpmH gene encoding 50S ribosomal protein L34, which produces MSKRTFQPNNRRRAKTHGFRLRMRTRAGRAILASRRSKGRARLSA; this is translated from the coding sequence GTGAGCAAGCGCACCTTCCAGCCGAACAACCGTCGTCGGGCCAAGACCCACGGTTTCCGTCTGCGCATGCGTACCCGCGCCGGCCGCGCGATTCTCGCGTCTCGCCGCAGCAAGGGTCGCGCCCGCCTGTCCGCCTGA
- the dnaN gene encoding DNA polymerase III subunit beta, which produces MKIRVERDVLAEAVAWVARSLPARPPAPVLAGLLLKAEDGALSFSSFDYEVSARVSVEAEVDEDGTVLVSGRLLADICRALPNRPVEISTDGVRATVVCGSSRFTLHTLPVEEYPALPEMPTATGTVPGEVFASAAAQVAIAAGRDDTLPVLTGVRIEIEGDTVTLASTDRYRFAVREFLWKPENPEASAVALVPAKTLLDTAKSLTSGDTVTLALSGSGKGEGLIGFEGAGRRTTTRLLEGDLPKYRTLFPTEFNSVAVIETAPFVEAVKRVALVAERNTPVRLSFEQGVLILEAGSSDDAQAVERVDAHLEGDDISIAFNPTFLLDGLSAIDSPVAQLSFTTSTKPALLSGKPAVDAEADEAYKYLIMPVRLSG; this is translated from the coding sequence GTGAAGATCCGGGTTGAGCGCGATGTACTCGCGGAGGCGGTGGCCTGGGTGGCCCGGAGCCTCCCGGCCCGTCCGCCGGCGCCCGTGCTCGCGGGCCTGCTGCTGAAGGCGGAGGACGGCGCCCTCAGCTTCTCCAGCTTCGACTACGAGGTCTCCGCCCGCGTCTCCGTCGAGGCCGAGGTCGACGAGGACGGCACGGTCCTGGTCTCCGGCCGCCTTCTCGCCGACATCTGCCGCGCCCTCCCCAACCGCCCCGTGGAGATTTCCACAGACGGTGTACGGGCGACCGTGGTCTGCGGCTCCTCCCGCTTCACCCTCCACACCCTGCCGGTGGAGGAGTACCCGGCGCTGCCGGAGATGCCGACCGCGACCGGCACCGTGCCCGGTGAGGTCTTCGCCTCCGCCGCCGCCCAGGTCGCCATCGCCGCCGGACGGGACGACACCCTCCCGGTGCTCACCGGTGTGCGGATCGAGATCGAGGGCGACACCGTCACCCTCGCCTCCACCGACCGCTACCGCTTCGCCGTCCGCGAGTTCCTGTGGAAGCCGGAGAACCCGGAGGCGTCCGCCGTCGCACTGGTGCCCGCGAAGACGCTGCTCGACACCGCCAAGTCGCTGACCAGCGGTGACACGGTCACTCTCGCGCTCTCCGGCTCCGGCAAGGGCGAGGGCCTGATCGGTTTCGAGGGCGCGGGCCGCCGCACCACCACCCGGCTGCTCGAAGGCGATCTGCCGAAGTACCGCACGCTCTTCCCGACCGAGTTCAACTCGGTGGCGGTCATCGAGACCGCGCCGTTCGTCGAGGCCGTCAAGCGCGTGGCCCTCGTCGCCGAGCGGAACACCCCGGTCCGGCTGAGCTTCGAGCAGGGTGTGCTGATCCTGGAGGCAGGCTCCAGCGACGACGCACAGGCTGTGGAGCGCGTCGACGCGCACCTGGAGGGCGACGACATCTCCATCGCCTTCAACCCGACCTTCCTGCTCGACGGGCTGAGCGCGATCGACTCCCCGGTCGCCCAGCTCTCGTTCACCACCTCGACCAAGCCCGCGCTGCTCAGCGGCAAGCCCGCCGTGGACGCCGAGGCGGACGAGGCGTACAAGTACCTGATCATGCCCGTACGACTCTCGGGCTGA
- the yidC gene encoding membrane protein insertase YidC — protein MDTIASLFSFITTPVSWIIVQFHKLYGAMFGPDTGWAWGLSIVSLVVLIRICLIPLFVKQIKSMRNMQALQPKMKAIQERYKNDRQRQSEEMMKLYKETGTNPLSSCLPILAQSPFFFALYYVLSNIASGKTVGVINESLLESARQAHIFGAPLAAKFMDSEAKVASLDASLTTVRIVTAVMIVLMSASQFYTQRQLMQKNVDLSVKTPYMQQQKMLMYIFPVIFAVMGINFPVGVLVYWLTTNVWTMGQQMYVINQNPTPGSKAQDEYLHRLLKAVSTRGEVHSRRRRKVVQDIVAKGSNRNDNERKFISGLAKAGFVAQADGTVARGEETAAETGGAAARRQQPKRQTKAQRAQTGTKASADDSETVSLEKDEQDTEQDTQPKTPGKPAGRQQPKKAGPRKGQQRPKHPSSKK, from the coding sequence GTGGACACGATTGCCAGTCTCTTCAGCTTTATCACCACACCCGTTTCGTGGATCATCGTCCAGTTCCACAAGCTCTACGGGGCGATGTTCGGCCCCGACACGGGCTGGGCCTGGGGACTGTCGATCGTCTCGCTCGTGGTCCTGATCCGTATCTGTCTGATCCCGCTTTTTGTGAAGCAGATCAAGTCGATGCGGAACATGCAGGCGCTCCAGCCGAAGATGAAGGCGATCCAGGAGCGCTACAAGAACGACCGGCAGCGTCAGTCCGAAGAGATGATGAAGCTGTACAAGGAGACGGGGACCAACCCCCTCTCCTCGTGTCTGCCGATTCTGGCGCAGTCGCCCTTCTTCTTCGCGCTGTACTACGTCCTCTCCAACATCGCCTCCGGCAAGACCGTCGGTGTGATCAACGAGTCGCTGCTCGAAAGCGCTCGACAGGCCCATATCTTCGGTGCCCCCCTGGCCGCGAAGTTCATGGACAGCGAGGCCAAGGTCGCCTCCCTGGACGCCTCGCTGACCACGGTCCGCATCGTCACCGCGGTCATGATCGTCCTGATGTCGGCGTCGCAGTTCTACACCCAGCGCCAGCTGATGCAGAAGAACGTCGACCTCTCGGTCAAGACGCCGTACATGCAGCAGCAGAAGATGCTGATGTACATCTTCCCGGTCATCTTCGCCGTGATGGGCATCAACTTCCCCGTCGGCGTTCTCGTCTACTGGCTGACCACCAATGTGTGGACCATGGGCCAGCAGATGTATGTGATCAACCAGAACCCGACCCCGGGCAGCAAGGCCCAGGACGAGTATCTGCACCGTCTGCTCAAGGCCGTCTCCACCCGGGGTGAAGTGCACTCCCGGCGTCGGCGCAAGGTCGTCCAGGACATCGTCGCCAAGGGCTCGAACCGCAACGACAACGAGCGCAAGTTCATCAGCGGTCTCGCGAAGGCCGGTTTCGTCGCGCAGGCCGACGGCACGGTGGCCCGCGGTGAGGAGACGGCGGCCGAGACCGGCGGTGCCGCCGCCCGGCGCCAGCAGCCCAAGCGGCAGACGAAGGCGCAGCGTGCCCAGACCGGTACGAAGGCGTCCGCCGACGACTCCGAGACGGTCTCGCTGGAGAAGGACGAGCAGGACACCGAGCAGGACACCCAGCCGAAGACTCCCGGCAAGCCCGCCGGCCGCCAGCAGCCCAAGAAGGCCGGACCGCGCAAGGGCCAGCAGCGACCCAAGCACCCGTCCTCCAAGAAGTAA
- the gnd gene encoding phosphogluconate dehydrogenase (NAD(+)-dependent, decarboxylating) produces the protein MQLGLVGLGKMGGNMRERIRRAGHTVIGYDRNPDISDVHSLQELVDSLEGPRVVWVMVPAGAATQSTIDELAELLSPGDIVVDGGNSRWTEDERHAVELGIKGIGFVDCGVSGGVWGLENGYALMYGGAPEHVAQVQPVFDALKPSGPYGSVHAGKVGAGHFAKMVHNGIEYAMMQAYAEGWELLEKVDSVTDVREVFRSWQEGTVIRSWLLDLAVNALDEDEHLDKLRGYAEDSGEGRWTVEAAIDNAVPLPAITASLFARFASRQDDSPQMKMIAALRNQFGGHAVETK, from the coding sequence ATGCAGCTCGGCCTCGTCGGCCTCGGGAAAATGGGCGGCAACATGCGCGAGCGCATCCGCCGCGCGGGCCACACCGTCATCGGCTACGACCGCAACCCGGACATCTCCGATGTCCACAGCCTCCAGGAGCTTGTGGACAGCCTGGAGGGCCCCCGGGTGGTGTGGGTGATGGTCCCGGCCGGAGCCGCGACCCAGTCCACCATCGACGAGCTGGCCGAGCTGCTCTCCCCCGGCGACATCGTCGTGGACGGCGGCAACTCCCGCTGGACCGAGGACGAGCGCCACGCCGTCGAGCTGGGCATCAAGGGCATCGGCTTTGTGGACTGCGGTGTCTCCGGCGGTGTCTGGGGCCTGGAGAACGGCTACGCGCTGATGTACGGCGGTGCCCCCGAGCACGTCGCCCAGGTGCAGCCGGTCTTCGACGCGCTCAAGCCGTCCGGCCCCTACGGCTCCGTCCACGCGGGCAAGGTCGGCGCCGGGCACTTCGCGAAGATGGTCCACAACGGCATCGAGTACGCCATGATGCAGGCGTACGCCGAGGGCTGGGAGCTGCTGGAGAAGGTCGACTCCGTCACCGATGTGCGCGAGGTCTTCCGCTCCTGGCAGGAGGGCACCGTCATCCGCTCCTGGCTGCTCGACCTCGCGGTCAACGCCCTGGACGAGGACGAGCACCTGGACAAGCTGCGCGGCTACGCCGAGGACAGCGGCGAGGGCCGGTGGACGGTCGAGGCCGCCATCGACAACGCCGTGCCGCTGCCCGCGATCACCGCCTCGCTGTTCGCGCGGTTCGCCTCCCGTCAGGACGACTCCCCGCAGATGAAGATGATCGCCGCGCTGCGCAACCAGTTCGGCGGCCACGCGGTGGAGACCAAGTAA
- the rnpA gene encoding ribonuclease P protein component has translation MLPTENRLRRREDFATAVRRGRRAGRPLLVVHLRSGSPDPHAPGESAPPTCAGFVVSKAVGGAVVRNQVKRRLRHLIRDRLAALPPGSLVVVRALPGAGDADHQQLAQDLDAALQRLLGGGAR, from the coding sequence GTGCTGCCTACCGAGAATCGGCTGAGGCGGCGCGAGGACTTCGCGACCGCGGTACGGCGAGGACGACGGGCCGGACGCCCGTTGCTGGTCGTCCATCTACGAAGCGGTTCACCGGACCCGCACGCGCCTGGGGAGAGCGCTCCCCCGACGTGTGCGGGTTTCGTCGTGAGCAAGGCAGTAGGTGGAGCGGTCGTTCGCAACCAGGTCAAACGCAGGCTGCGGCACCTCATACGCGACCGGCTGGCGGCGCTGCCCCCCGGTAGCCTGGTGGTCGTACGGGCGCTGCCCGGAGCGGGTGACGCCGATCATCAACAGCTGGCCCAAGACCTGGATGCCGCCCTCCAGCGGCTGCTGGGAGGGGGCGCGCGATGA